The proteins below come from a single Anolis sagrei isolate rAnoSag1 chromosome 8, rAnoSag1.mat, whole genome shotgun sequence genomic window:
- the DDX28 gene encoding probable ATP-dependent RNA helicase DDX28 — translation MAALLLLRRPALAWFPPASRGCSSGEEALEVVRIPEAWRRRLEQKQQAAESWKEGPESSGGKQRKLLLRSRRKELSQALGWTVGRWEKPRLVSDGWKHRLSRGDHFQLERTRKEALKEEENDQEGLSFPDLGLDPQLVAILEGAWGISRPSPVQKRAIPVLLKGSNALCGAETGSGKTLAYLLPLVQRLLTSRHLPHTMGRVSHPRSLVVLPSRELAGQVRSVATRLCNPFGLEVRGIGGGRGIGGIRRKIRDVPVDLLVATPGALCKALRRHILSLEHLLFLVLDEADTLLDPSFVDLARDLLQQTPLASSRKEANDVWDPKTQVVAVGATLPKGLSELLSEVADSSSFHTVTSYGLHFLQPHVEQKFMRLKGSDKVTELLQLLKDRGPASGAVLVFCNGASTVNWLGYILDDHKIKHLRLQGQMQADMRADIFDSFQKGRCDILVCTDIASRGLDTTRVELVVNYDFPHTLHDYLHRVGRAGRIGSTFPGTAVSFVTHRWDVDLVRKIETAARKRTRLPGLEPVVQKAFSNKK, via the coding sequence ATGGCGGCGCTTCTTCTCCTCCGAAGGCCCGCTTTGGCCTGGTTTCCCCCGGCCTCGCGTGGCTGCAGCTCCGGGGAGGAGGCGTTGGAGGTGGTGCGGATCCCTGAGGCCTGGAGGCGCCGCCTGGAGCAGAAGCAGCAGGCCGCAGAGTCCTGGAAGGAAGGCCCCGAGTCCTCGGGCGGGAAGCAGAGGAAGCTGCTCCTGAGGAGCCGGCGGAAGGAGCTGAGCCAGGCCTTGGGGTGGACTGTAGGCCGCTGGGAGAAGCCTCGCTTGGTCTCAGACGGGTGGAAGCACCGCCTTTCCCGAGGAGACCACTTCCAGCTGGAACGCACCAGGAAGGAAGCCTtgaaggaggaagagaacgaCCAAGAAGGCCTTTCCTTCCCAGATTTgggcctggatccacagctggtGGCCATTCTGGAAGGCGCTTGGGGCATCTCCCGGCCCTCGCCGGTGCAGAAGCGGGCCATCCCTGTCCTCCTGAAGGGGAGCAACGCGCTCTGCGGGGCCGAGACCGGCAGTGGCAAAACCTTGGCCTACCTGCTCCCTTTGGTCCAGCGACTCTTGACGTCCCGCCATTTGCCTCACACGATGGGACGAGTGAGCCACCCGCGTTCCTTGGTTGTCCTGCCTTCCAGAGAGTTGGCGGGGCAAGTGAGGAGCGTCGCCACCCGGCTGTGCAACCCTTTCGGCCTGGAAGTCCGGGGGATCGGCGGCGGGCGGGGCATTGGCGGCATACGACGGAAGATCCGCGATGTTCCCGTCGACCTCCTCGTGGCCACGCCGGGCGCCTTATGCAAAGCCCTGCGGAGGCACATCTTATCCTTAGAGCACCTCCTCTTCCTCGTTCTGGATGAAGCAGACACCTTACTGGACCCCAGCTTCGTGGACTTAGCCCGAGACCTGCTTCAGCAAACGCCGCTGGCCTCCAGTCGCAAGGAAGCAAACGATGTTTGGGACCCCAAGACCCAAGTGGTTGCGGTGGGAGCCACTCTCCCCAAAGGGTTGAGCGAACTGCTCAGCGAAGTGGCCGACTCTAGCAGCTTCCATACCGTGACGAGTTACGGCTTGCATTTCCTCCAGCCTCACGTGGAGCAAAAATTCATGCGCCTGAAAGGCAGCGACAAAGTGACTGAGCTGTTGCAACTCCTCAAGGACCGTGGGCCTGCATCGGGCGCAGTGCTGGTTTTCTGCAATGGCGCAAGCACCGTCAACTGGCTTGGTTACATCTTGGATGACCATAAGATCAAACACCTACGCTTACAAGGCCAAATGCAGGCCGATATGAGAGCCGACATCTTTGACAGTTTCCAGAAAGGCCGCTGTGATATCTTAGTGTGCACTGACATAGCGTCCCGGGGGTTGGACACCACCCGTGTGGAGCTAGTAGTCAATTATGATTTCCCACACACATTGCATGATTATTTGCATCGGGTAGGACGGGCTGGCCGTATAGGCAGCACCTTCCCTGGGACGGCAGTCAGCTTTGTGACCCACCGGTGGGATGTGGACTTGGTCCGGAAGATAGAAACTGCAGCTCGCAAAAGGACTCGCTTGCCTGGGTTGGAACCAGTCGTCCAGAAGGCTTTTTCTAACAAAAAGTAA